The following coding sequences lie in one Xanthomonas hortorum pv. pelargonii genomic window:
- the epmB gene encoding EF-P beta-lysylation protein EpmB translates to MIPAAPLALQPSPPPTLQPHRWQQQWRDAVRDPRELLALLGLDAAAAGISAEAAAQFPLRVPRAFVARMGRGDLHDPLLRQVLPLDAEMRPVPGFGLDAVGDGAAKTADGVIQKYRGRALLIATGSCAVHCRYCFRRHFPYAEETAARDGWREAVAAIAADPSIDEVLLSGGDPLSLATGKLAELTDALAAIGHIKRLRIHSRLPVVLPERVDAPLLAWLRSLPWPVAFVIHANHANEFDTAVDAAMRALRDTGAQLLNQAVLLRGVNDSVDALATLSERSFAAGVLPYYLHQLDRVAGVAHFEVDDAHARVLHTELATRLSGYLVPRLVREIPGDTGKRPL, encoded by the coding sequence ATGATACCCGCAGCCCCCCTCGCCTTACAGCCATCTCCGCCTCCCACCCTGCAGCCGCACCGCTGGCAGCAGCAGTGGCGCGATGCCGTGCGCGACCCACGCGAGCTACTGGCGCTGCTGGGCCTGGACGCGGCGGCTGCCGGCATCAGCGCAGAGGCAGCCGCCCAGTTCCCGCTGCGGGTACCACGCGCGTTCGTGGCGCGCATGGGCCGTGGCGACCTGCACGATCCATTGCTGCGCCAGGTACTGCCGCTGGATGCCGAAATGCGGCCGGTACCGGGCTTCGGCCTGGATGCGGTCGGCGATGGCGCCGCCAAGACCGCAGACGGTGTGATCCAGAAATACCGCGGCCGCGCCCTGCTGATCGCCACCGGCAGTTGCGCGGTGCACTGCCGCTACTGCTTCCGCCGCCACTTCCCGTACGCCGAAGAAACCGCCGCGCGCGATGGCTGGCGCGAGGCGGTGGCCGCGATCGCCGCCGACCCCAGCATCGACGAAGTGCTGCTGTCCGGCGGCGACCCGCTGTCGCTGGCCACCGGCAAACTGGCCGAACTCACCGACGCGCTGGCCGCCATCGGCCACATCAAACGCCTGCGCATCCACAGCCGGCTGCCGGTAGTGCTGCCCGAGCGCGTCGATGCGCCGCTGCTGGCCTGGCTGCGCAGCCTGCCCTGGCCGGTGGCGTTCGTGATCCATGCCAACCACGCCAACGAATTCGATACCGCCGTGGATGCGGCCATGCGTGCCCTGCGCGACACCGGCGCGCAACTGCTCAATCAGGCGGTGCTGCTGCGCGGGGTCAACGACAGCGTGGACGCACTGGCCACCTTGAGCGAACGCAGCTTCGCCGCCGGTGTGCTGCCCTACTACCTGCACCAGCTCGACCGGGTCGCCGGTGTGGCGCATTTCGAAGTGGACGATGCACACGCACGCGTCCTGCATACCGAACTGGCAACGCGTCTGTCGGGTTATCTGGTGCCGCGCCTGGTGCGCGAGATTCCTGGCGATACCGGCAAACGGCCGCTGTAA
- the efp gene encoding elongation factor P, translating to MATVGMNDVKNGMKILVNNEPAVITETEYVKPGKGQAFTRMKYRFIKSGRVVEMTMKATDDVEVADVVDTDMRYLYSDGEYWHFMDPETFEQVQTDKAGMGGAEKWLKGEEDCIVTLWNAAPIWVQPPNFVELKITETDPGVRGDTSGGGGKPATLETGAVVRVPLFVNQDEIIKVDTRSGEYSARVK from the coding sequence ATGGCCACTGTTGGCATGAACGACGTCAAGAACGGCATGAAGATCCTGGTCAACAACGAGCCGGCGGTCATCACCGAGACCGAATACGTCAAGCCGGGCAAGGGCCAGGCCTTTACCCGCATGAAGTACCGCTTCATCAAGTCCGGTCGCGTGGTCGAAATGACCATGAAGGCGACCGACGACGTGGAAGTGGCCGACGTCGTCGATACCGACATGCGTTACCTGTACAGCGATGGCGAGTACTGGCACTTCATGGACCCGGAAACCTTCGAGCAGGTGCAGACCGACAAGGCCGGCATGGGCGGCGCCGAGAAGTGGCTCAAGGGCGAGGAAGACTGCATCGTGACCTTGTGGAATGCCGCGCCGATCTGGGTGCAGCCGCCGAACTTCGTCGAGCTGAAGATCACCGAGACCGATCCGGGTGTGCGCGGCGATACCTCTGGTGGGGGCGGCAAGCCGGCCACGCTGGAAACCGGTGCGGTGGTGCGCGTGCCGTTGTTCGTCAATCAGGACGAAATCATCAAGGTCGATACGCGTTCGGGCGAATACTCGGCGCGCGTCAAGTAA
- a CDS encoding TRZ/ATZ family hydrolase, whose protein sequence is MTNAPPEACDLLIEAGYVVPIEPHAVVLEDHAVAVSNGAIVAILPIAEARARFAPKQTVSRPEAALMPGLVNAHTHNPMTLLRGIADDLPLMVWLQQHIWPVEAAVIGPEFVADGTTLAIAEMLRGGTTCVNENYFFADVQAAVYKQHGFRALVGSVIIDFPTAWASSDDEYFARAGELHDQWRDDPLISTAFAPHAPYTVNDANFERVRMLADQLDLPVHLHTHETAQEVADSIKQYGQRPLARLDRLGLVNDRLIAVHMTQLTEAEIHLCAERGVSVVHCPESNLKLASGFCPACALQRAGVNLAIGTDGCASNNDLDMFSENRTAAILAKAVANDATALDAATTLRAATLGGARALGFGDKIGSIEIGKQADLVCVDLSALETQPLHHVLSQLIYSAGRHQVTDVWIAGKPKLVQRELVDMDIAALVANARQWRDRIRTVRA, encoded by the coding sequence ATGACCAATGCCCCTCCCGAAGCATGCGACCTGTTGATCGAAGCCGGCTACGTGGTGCCGATCGAACCGCATGCGGTGGTGCTCGAAGACCACGCGGTGGCGGTCAGCAACGGCGCCATCGTGGCGATCCTGCCGATTGCCGAAGCGCGCGCACGGTTTGCGCCGAAGCAGACCGTTTCGCGGCCGGAGGCGGCGCTAATGCCGGGTCTGGTCAACGCGCACACGCATAACCCGATGACGCTGCTACGCGGCATTGCCGACGATCTGCCGCTGATGGTGTGGCTGCAGCAGCACATCTGGCCGGTTGAAGCGGCGGTGATCGGGCCGGAGTTCGTGGCCGACGGCACCACGCTGGCGATCGCCGAGATGCTGCGTGGCGGCACCACCTGCGTCAACGAAAATTACTTCTTCGCCGATGTGCAGGCGGCGGTCTACAAGCAGCATGGCTTCCGCGCGCTGGTGGGCTCGGTGATCATCGATTTCCCCACCGCCTGGGCCTCGTCGGACGACGAATACTTCGCGCGTGCCGGTGAGTTGCACGACCAATGGCGCGACGATCCGCTGATCAGCACCGCGTTTGCGCCACATGCGCCTTACACGGTGAACGATGCCAACTTCGAGCGTGTGCGCATGCTGGCCGACCAGCTCGACCTGCCGGTGCATCTGCATACGCACGAGACCGCGCAGGAAGTGGCCGATTCGATCAAGCAGTATGGGCAGCGCCCGCTGGCGCGTCTGGATCGGTTGGGCCTGGTCAACGACCGCCTGATCGCCGTGCACATGACCCAGCTCACCGAGGCGGAAATCCATCTGTGCGCCGAGCGCGGCGTGAGCGTGGTGCATTGCCCCGAATCCAATCTCAAGCTGGCCTCGGGGTTTTGCCCGGCCTGCGCGCTGCAACGTGCCGGCGTGAACCTGGCCATCGGCACCGACGGCTGCGCCAGCAACAACGATCTGGACATGTTCAGCGAGAACCGCACCGCTGCCATTCTGGCCAAAGCGGTGGCCAACGATGCCACTGCGCTGGATGCGGCCACCACCTTGCGTGCGGCCACGCTGGGCGGCGCGCGCGCGTTGGGCTTCGGCGACAAGATCGGTTCGATCGAAATCGGCAAGCAGGCCGATCTGGTCTGCGTGGATCTGTCTGCATTGGAGACCCAGCCGCTGCATCATGTGCTGTCGCAACTGATCTATTCCGCCGGCCGCCATCAGGTCACCGATGTGTGGATCGCCGGCAAGCCCAAACTGGTACAGCGCGAGCTGGTCGACATGGATATCGCCGCCCTGGTCGCCAATGCGCGGCAGTGGCGCGACCGCATCCGCACCGTCCGCGCCTGA
- the ubiG gene encoding bifunctional 2-polyprenyl-6-hydroxyphenol methylase/3-demethylubiquinol 3-O-methyltransferase UbiG has translation MNPNTHTTSGNFHQSELDKFAALATRWWDADGPQKPLHALNPVRLDYVSARLDLAGARVLDVGCGGGLLSESMARLGAQVTAIDLAPELVKVARLHSLESGVQVDYRVQSVEDLAAEQPGSFDAVTCMEMLEHVPDPTAIIRACASLLKPGGKLFLSTLNRTPAAFALAVVGAEYIARLLPKGTHHYKDFIKPAELAAWLRSAELQLEDVSGMLYEPWRNRARLSSRTEVNYLAYAVKP, from the coding sequence ATGAATCCGAATACTCACACCACCTCCGGCAATTTTCACCAGAGCGAGCTGGATAAATTCGCCGCGCTGGCAACGCGCTGGTGGGATGCCGATGGCCCGCAGAAGCCGCTGCATGCGCTGAACCCGGTACGTCTGGATTACGTGTCCGCGCGGCTGGATCTTGCCGGCGCGCGCGTGCTCGATGTCGGCTGCGGCGGCGGCTTGCTCAGCGAGTCGATGGCGCGTCTGGGCGCGCAGGTCACTGCGATCGATCTGGCGCCGGAGCTGGTCAAGGTGGCGCGCCTGCACAGCCTGGAATCGGGCGTGCAGGTGGATTACCGCGTGCAGTCGGTGGAAGACCTGGCTGCCGAGCAGCCGGGCAGTTTCGATGCGGTGACCTGCATGGAAATGCTCGAACACGTGCCGGACCCCACGGCGATCATTCGCGCCTGTGCCAGCCTGCTCAAGCCGGGCGGCAAGCTGTTTTTGTCCACGCTCAATCGCACCCCGGCCGCGTTCGCGCTGGCGGTGGTCGGCGCCGAATACATCGCGCGGTTGCTGCCAAAAGGCACCCATCACTACAAGGATTTCATCAAGCCGGCAGAACTTGCGGCCTGGTTGCGCAGCGCCGAGCTGCAGCTGGAAGACGTCAGCGGCATGCTGTACGAGCCGTGGCGCAATCGTGCGCGGCTGTCTTCGCGCACGGAAGTGAATTACCTGGCCTATGCGGTGAAGCCGTGA
- a CDS encoding phosphoglycolate phosphatase, translating into MNFPRAVLFDLDGTLLDSAPDMLATVNAMLSERGRAPIALAQLRPVVSKGSRAMLAVAFAELAADARDALVPEFLRRYEALIGTQSQLFEGVEELLLRLDRAGCVWGIVTNKPEYLARLILPQLGWEQRCAVLIGGDTLAERKPHPLPLLTAAERIGIAPAQCVYVGDDERDILAARAAAMPSVAVLWGYRLHDDDPLSWQADVLVEQPQLLWDAATWPQP; encoded by the coding sequence ATGAATTTCCCGCGTGCGGTGTTGTTCGATCTGGATGGCACCTTGCTTGATAGCGCGCCGGACATGCTGGCCACTGTCAACGCGATGCTGAGCGAGCGGGGACGTGCGCCGATCGCGTTGGCGCAGCTGCGCCCGGTGGTGTCGAAAGGGTCGCGCGCGATGCTGGCGGTTGCGTTTGCCGAACTGGCTGCGGACGCACGCGATGCCTTGGTGCCGGAATTCCTGCGTCGCTATGAAGCTTTGATCGGCACGCAGTCGCAGCTGTTCGAGGGTGTCGAAGAACTGCTGCTACGGCTGGATCGTGCGGGGTGCGTGTGGGGCATTGTCACCAACAAGCCCGAATATCTGGCGCGGCTGATCCTGCCGCAACTGGGCTGGGAGCAGCGCTGCGCGGTGTTGATCGGCGGCGATACGCTAGCCGAGCGCAAGCCGCATCCGTTGCCGTTGCTGACAGCTGCCGAACGCATCGGCATTGCGCCTGCGCAATGCGTCTATGTGGGCGACGATGAGCGCGACATCCTGGCCGCACGCGCGGCAGCGATGCCATCGGTAGCGGTGTTGTGGGGCTATCGGCTGCACGATGACGATCCCTTGAGTTGGCAAGCCGATGTGTTGGTCGAGCAGCCGCAACTGTTGTGGGATGCCGCGACGTGGCCGCAGCCCTGA
- a CDS encoding phytoene/squalene synthase family protein, translated as MSQSSALDSFLDKWRTRWPEWSVAEPFIPQPQRPLAAAWFALLQEWEDIMNIAGDPLPADAKLAWWQQELRDWSQQRSRHPLGRVLEPVRAPWAQLADTLPAMQDARVPPQSLQQALDSLRGFAEAVVAVEAVMFTRNQPGDATAVAVQWLDARQRVAGDSATPGGMTTAAWRAQLLRAWPRKPALARPHRVWSRLARLRLQRELAGKAAYPPPVQQLWHSWRAASGAD; from the coding sequence ATGAGCCAATCCAGCGCTCTCGACAGTTTTCTCGACAAGTGGCGCACCCGCTGGCCGGAATGGTCGGTTGCCGAGCCTTTCATTCCGCAACCGCAACGCCCACTGGCTGCCGCCTGGTTTGCGTTGCTGCAGGAATGGGAAGACATCATGAATATCGCCGGCGACCCATTGCCGGCCGATGCCAAGCTGGCCTGGTGGCAGCAGGAGCTGCGCGATTGGTCCCAGCAGCGCTCGCGGCATCCGCTCGGGCGCGTGTTGGAACCGGTGCGTGCGCCATGGGCGCAATTGGCCGACACCTTGCCAGCGATGCAGGACGCCCGCGTGCCGCCGCAATCGTTGCAGCAAGCGCTGGACAGCTTGCGCGGCTTTGCCGAGGCCGTGGTCGCAGTCGAGGCGGTGATGTTTACGCGCAACCAGCCTGGCGATGCCACGGCGGTGGCGGTGCAATGGCTGGACGCACGTCAGCGTGTGGCCGGCGACAGCGCAACGCCCGGCGGCATGACAACCGCTGCATGGCGCGCGCAATTGCTGCGGGCCTGGCCGCGCAAGCCTGCGTTGGCGCGGCCGCATCGGGTGTGGTCGCGGCTGGCCCGTTTGCGCTTGCAGCGCGAACTCGCCGGGAAGGCGGCGTATCCGCCGCCGGTGCAGCAGTTGTGGCATAGCTGGCGTGCGGCCAGCGGTGCGGACTAA
- a CDS encoding diffusible signal factor-reguated family 28 glycoside hydrolase has protein sequence MQYPPAFPAVAPLTLALLGLSTFQAGAARPHEQDLPDTAHSISTSWGVIQQPTLPTQVCATLKAALVPVAGSLDALDSDPAQSKRDTARLQAAIDDCPAGGAVRLVTGDAGESGVLSGPLTIKSGVTLWIDRGVTLFGSRNPRDYDNGLGTCGTATSDKAKSCNPLIHVADTANSAIVGAGKIDGRGGSTLTAGPNAGTASWWDLAYLNVTKGLSQHVPRLLQIDDSSDFTLYDITLENSPNFHVTTDNVVGLTAWGIKILAPSLVYSRPGYRCPAGSTPDVNPHATCFTPETAKNTDGFDPGQSKKVLLAYSYIGTGDDGVAIKAHASSKRSIASENMLFAYNQFYYTHGFSLGSETDSGMRHIAVRGLSIDGFDSNDVNSDPYSANGLRIKSDGSRGGQVYDISFENVCMRGVARPLVFDANYANAAVRNKLPNFSGIALTNVHSLGSKAFGGGELSFYGYRDATTTLPIILSLDNVVLEGGPISFAKPHFGGPASNPGATHFTFKGGPVSFFDQLSESVPNDVQLQGKPGPGTPLQCNDAFIAYHSVLPDSPI, from the coding sequence ATGCAATACCCGCCCGCTTTTCCGGCTGTCGCGCCCTTGACGCTCGCCCTGCTCGGCCTATCCACCTTCCAGGCCGGTGCGGCGCGTCCGCATGAACAGGACCTGCCCGATACCGCGCACAGCATCTCCACCAGTTGGGGCGTGATCCAGCAGCCCACGCTACCGACGCAGGTCTGCGCAACGCTCAAGGCCGCGCTGGTGCCGGTTGCCGGTTCGCTGGATGCGCTCGATAGCGATCCGGCGCAATCCAAGCGCGATACCGCGCGTTTGCAAGCGGCCATCGATGACTGCCCCGCCGGCGGCGCGGTGCGTCTGGTCACCGGCGATGCCGGCGAGTCGGGCGTGTTGAGCGGCCCGTTGACGATCAAGAGCGGGGTCACGCTGTGGATCGACCGCGGCGTCACCTTGTTCGGCTCGCGCAATCCGCGCGACTACGACAATGGCCTGGGCACCTGTGGCACCGCCACCAGCGACAAGGCCAAATCCTGCAACCCGCTGATCCATGTGGCCGATACCGCCAACAGCGCCATTGTGGGCGCCGGCAAGATCGATGGCCGCGGCGGCAGCACGCTCACCGCCGGACCCAATGCCGGCACCGCCAGCTGGTGGGATCTGGCCTATCTCAACGTCACCAAGGGCCTGAGCCAGCACGTACCGCGCCTGCTGCAGATCGACGACAGCAGCGACTTCACCCTGTACGACATCACCCTGGAAAACTCGCCCAACTTCCACGTCACCACCGATAACGTGGTCGGCTTGACGGCATGGGGCATCAAGATTCTCGCGCCCAGCCTGGTCTACTCACGTCCCGGCTATCGCTGCCCGGCCGGCAGCACGCCTGACGTCAATCCGCATGCGACCTGTTTCACTCCGGAAACAGCCAAGAACACCGATGGCTTCGACCCTGGCCAGTCGAAGAAAGTATTGCTGGCCTACTCGTATATCGGCACCGGCGACGATGGCGTTGCGATCAAGGCGCATGCCAGCAGCAAGCGCAGCATCGCCTCGGAAAACATGCTGTTCGCCTATAACCAGTTCTATTACACGCACGGTTTTTCGCTGGGCAGCGAAACCGATTCGGGCATGCGCCATATCGCCGTACGCGGCTTGAGCATCGATGGCTTCGACAGCAACGACGTGAACTCCGATCCGTATTCGGCTAACGGCCTGCGCATCAAATCCGATGGCAGCCGTGGCGGCCAGGTCTACGACATCAGTTTCGAAAACGTCTGCATGCGCGGCGTTGCCAGGCCCCTGGTATTTGATGCCAACTACGCCAATGCAGCGGTGCGCAACAAGCTGCCCAATTTCAGCGGTATTGCGTTGACCAACGTGCACTCGCTCGGTTCCAAGGCGTTTGGCGGCGGTGAGCTGAGCTTCTACGGCTATCGCGATGCGACCACCACCTTGCCGATCATCCTTTCGCTGGACAACGTGGTGCTGGAAGGTGGCCCGATCTCGTTCGCAAAGCCGCATTTCGGCGGGCCGGCCAGCAATCCGGGCGCGACGCACTTCACCTTCAAGGGCGGCCCGGTGAGCTTCTTCGATCAGCTGTCGGAATCGGTGCCCAACGATGTGCAACTGCAAGGCAAGCCTGGGCCGGGCACACCGCTGCAGTGCAATGATGCCTTCATTGCTTACCACTCGGTATTGCCTGATTCGCCGATCTGA
- a CDS encoding IS5 family transposase — translation MKPRKPYPTDISDEEWAFAAPYLTLMNVQAPQRKYELRAMFNALRWIARAGAPWRLLPNDFLPWEAVYQQTQRWLQAGCFEAMVGDLRSLLRVAQGKKGQPSAVIFDGRTLQSTCESGPRAGYDGYKRKKGSKVHMAVDTLGHLLAVQVTQANEQERAQVRSLAQEVQHVTGETVKIAFVDQGHTGEEPAQAAKEEGIELHVIKLQEAKKGFVLLPRRWVVERSFGWVNRFRRLARDYERLPETLADLHFVVFTILMLGNAATLFQSS, via the coding sequence ATGAAGCCTCGTAAGCCTTATCCCACCGATATTTCCGACGAAGAATGGGCTTTTGCGGCTCCCTATTTGACGCTGATGAATGTGCAGGCACCGCAGCGCAAGTATGAGCTACGCGCGATGTTCAACGCACTGCGCTGGATCGCACGCGCCGGCGCACCGTGGCGATTGCTTCCCAACGATTTTTTACCTTGGGAGGCGGTGTATCAGCAAACGCAGCGTTGGCTGCAAGCTGGCTGCTTTGAAGCCATGGTCGGCGATCTGCGCTCACTCTTGCGTGTGGCACAGGGGAAGAAAGGCCAGCCAAGCGCTGTCATCTTCGATGGTCGAACGCTGCAGTCCACCTGTGAAAGTGGGCCGCGTGCTGGATACGATGGCTATAAACGCAAGAAGGGCAGCAAGGTGCATATGGCGGTCGATACGCTAGGACATCTGCTCGCCGTCCAGGTCACGCAGGCCAATGAGCAGGAACGCGCGCAGGTGCGCTCGTTGGCTCAAGAAGTGCAACACGTGACCGGTGAAACGGTCAAGATTGCGTTTGTGGATCAGGGCCATACCGGCGAAGAACCGGCACAGGCGGCCAAGGAAGAAGGCATTGAGTTGCACGTCATCAAGCTGCAAGAAGCTAAGAAAGGCTTCGTTTTGCTTCCACGCCGATGGGTCGTCGAGCGCAGTTTCGGGTGGGTCAATCGTTTCAGACGGCTGGCACGGGACTACGAGCGACTGCCGGAAACATTGGCCGATTTGCACTTCGTCGTCTTCACGATCCTGATGCTTGGAAATGCAGCCACCCTCTTTCAAAGTTCATAA
- a CDS encoding pectate lyase, translated as MHFSIISLFLAFFIAQVGIAKAGTGGFSSASVSGETAITVTTLAELQAAFNAKNHHIIIRGKIYGGPKLTTLNFSSTAWNNITIEGAAGGGAALQNIQLKFSGEKLPAGTNIQNVVIRNISFSGNVGDLQALPDQVEGTSNNIGINYVGVSLRRISNAWIDHCDFYDMSDDLLSVGRSSDYITLSYNHFYFSNSWVNMNPDPVWNWVDKNYHDLANERLAILVGHNRNDSYVYGGNKLHVTMHHNWFGPNLAGRPLLRGWVHAYNNYFDNSTLPNGMRTAADGRRYEKQQYNALQVGSGSIVFSESNYFYKTNNSNQIRLESSGDMYNFYEKKNVYDAATGNSAIGSTFNNAPVKYSYKSDDAARVPSIVLSTAGPH; from the coding sequence TTGCATTTCTCTATTATCTCGCTGTTTCTTGCTTTTTTTATCGCACAGGTTGGTATCGCCAAGGCTGGAACCGGTGGATTTTCTTCAGCGTCTGTATCTGGCGAGACTGCGATTACAGTGACAACGCTTGCAGAGCTGCAAGCGGCATTCAATGCCAAAAACCATCATATCATCATCCGTGGAAAGATCTACGGCGGCCCAAAATTGACCACCCTGAATTTCTCCAGCACAGCTTGGAACAACATAACAATCGAGGGTGCTGCAGGCGGTGGCGCGGCTTTGCAGAATATCCAATTGAAATTTAGCGGCGAGAAGCTGCCCGCCGGGACAAACATTCAAAACGTGGTTATCAGAAACATCTCATTCTCTGGCAATGTCGGCGACTTGCAAGCCTTGCCTGACCAAGTCGAAGGAACTTCCAACAACATTGGCATCAATTACGTGGGCGTATCATTGCGGCGTATATCCAATGCTTGGATCGACCACTGCGATTTCTACGACATGAGCGATGATCTTTTATCAGTCGGCAGGTCATCTGATTACATCACGCTGTCGTACAATCACTTCTACTTCAGCAACAGCTGGGTCAACATGAATCCGGATCCGGTATGGAACTGGGTCGATAAAAATTATCATGACCTCGCAAATGAGCGCTTGGCAATCCTTGTTGGTCACAACAGGAATGACTCATATGTATATGGTGGCAATAAGCTGCACGTGACGATGCACCACAACTGGTTTGGCCCCAATCTTGCCGGGCGCCCCCTACTCCGCGGCTGGGTCCATGCCTACAATAACTACTTTGACAATAGCACCTTGCCCAATGGTATGCGCACCGCTGCCGATGGTCGCCGCTATGAAAAGCAGCAGTACAACGCTTTGCAGGTAGGTAGCGGCAGCATTGTTTTTTCCGAATCAAACTATTTTTACAAAACCAATAATAGCAACCAGATTCGACTGGAATCAAGCGGGGACATGTACAATTTCTACGAGAAAAAAAACGTGTATGACGCAGCAACCGGCAATTCGGCGATCGGCTCAACCTTCAATAATGCGCCGGTGAAATACAGCTACAAGTCTGATGATGCGGCAAGAGTCCCCAGCATCGTTCTATCCACCGCGGGGCCGCACTAA
- a CDS encoding pyridoxamine 5'-phosphate oxidase family protein has protein sequence MRDIEMADPKELQEKFWKALKSDRTVMLGLDGVEDGHARPMTAQIEGDSGGPIWFFTSKDNALIAMLGQGRRVIGAFSSKGHDLFASISGALHEDTDPAVIDRLWNPHVAAWYEGGKDDPKLALLRLDADHAQIWLNGSSLLAGIKVLFGVDPKKDYQDKVADVPLR, from the coding sequence ATGCGAGACATCGAGATGGCAGATCCCAAAGAGTTGCAGGAAAAATTCTGGAAAGCCTTGAAATCCGATCGCACCGTGATGCTGGGCCTGGACGGCGTCGAAGACGGCCATGCGCGCCCGATGACCGCACAGATCGAAGGTGACAGCGGCGGCCCGATCTGGTTCTTTACCTCCAAGGACAATGCGCTGATCGCGATGCTGGGGCAGGGCCGTCGCGTCATCGGCGCCTTCAGCAGCAAGGGGCATGATCTGTTCGCCAGCATCAGTGGCGCCTTGCACGAAGACACTGACCCTGCGGTGATCGATCGCTTATGGAACCCGCACGTTGCTGCGTGGTACGAAGGCGGCAAGGACGATCCGAAATTGGCGCTACTGCGCCTGGACGCGGACCATGCACAGATCTGGCTCAATGGTTCCAGCCTGCTTGCCGGCATCAAGGTGCTGTTCGGTGTCGATCCGAAGAAGGACTATCAGGACAAGGTGGCAGACGTCCCGCTGCGTTGA
- a CDS encoding nuclear transport factor 2 family protein, protein MGLGKLALALLILVAFEACGATAQQDEAQVRSADAAFWKAYNACDMQAIAGLLTADVEFYHDKTGLTTSREAVVDSLRHGPCADETLRLRREALNDSISFHPLNGGYAMLSGRHRFYVQERDKAERLDGQADFTTVWKFADGRWRMHRVLSYAHGPVPYTPPPRTTTLRSRCCSATQAATARLASESFRSRSPATI, encoded by the coding sequence ATGGGACTCGGCAAGCTGGCACTGGCTCTATTGATCCTTGTTGCGTTCGAGGCTTGCGGTGCAACTGCTCAACAGGACGAAGCCCAGGTTCGATCTGCCGACGCGGCGTTCTGGAAGGCCTACAACGCCTGTGATATGCAAGCCATTGCGGGTCTGCTCACTGCGGACGTGGAGTTCTATCACGACAAGACCGGGCTCACGACCTCGCGCGAGGCGGTCGTCGACTCGTTGCGTCATGGACCCTGCGCCGACGAAACCTTGCGTCTTCGACGTGAGGCGCTCAATGACAGCATCTCGTTCCATCCGCTCAACGGCGGTTACGCGATGTTGTCGGGCCGTCACCGCTTTTATGTGCAGGAACGTGACAAAGCAGAGCGATTGGATGGTCAAGCCGACTTCACCACGGTCTGGAAATTTGCCGATGGACGTTGGCGCATGCATCGCGTCCTCAGTTATGCGCATGGCCCCGTGCCGTATACGCCGCCTCCAAGAACGACAACACTCCGGTCGCGGTGCTGCAGCGCTACGCAGGCCGCTACCGCTCGCCTCGCATCGGAATCATTCAGATCGCGGTCGCCGGCGACCATCTGA
- a CDS encoding DUF3471 domain-containing protein: MLQRYAGRYRSPRIGIIQIAVAGDHLTLTAGSFIATLYPQSTTRFFAMERDLRFDFETNGDGLSKTLVVYENGVVSERAMRDDPAAREE; this comes from the coding sequence GTGCTGCAGCGCTACGCAGGCCGCTACCGCTCGCCTCGCATCGGAATCATTCAGATCGCGGTCGCCGGCGACCATCTGACGCTCACCGCCGGCAGTTTCATCGCCACGCTCTATCCGCAATCCACTACGCGTTTCTTTGCCATGGAGCGCGATCTGCGTTTTGACTTCGAGACCAACGGCGACGGACTTTCTAAAACATTGGTGGTGTATGAAAACGGCGTCGTCAGCGAACGTGCCATGCGCGACGATCCTGCTGCGCGCGAAGAATGA